In Candidatus Nanosynbacter lyticus, one genomic interval encodes:
- a CDS encoding CPBP family intramembrane glutamic endopeptidase, whose amino-acid sequence MKFATLVVGAVAMYIVMRILGNTHSDIGITRQHTIYSLRTVLPITIALIIAAGLFLLLEKPRFSPTEGIGFYVFYIFISCPAQELLFRGILSRMLQELRLHRVLELGVAAALFGYAHIIYGDMLTVVVMSIVGLLWYRAYQCSSNLIGVTISHVVLGVMTIALGIID is encoded by the coding sequence ATGAAGTTCGCGACACTCGTCGTCGGTGCAGTAGCGATGTACATAGTGATGCGAATTCTCGGCAATACGCATAGTGACATCGGTATTACGCGGCAACATACCATCTATTCACTCAGAACCGTGCTACCGATAACTATAGCTCTCATTATCGCAGCCGGGCTATTTCTACTCCTCGAAAAACCTCGATTCTCACCAACCGAAGGAATAGGGTTCTATGTATTTTATATTTTCATCTCGTGCCCGGCACAAGAACTGTTATTTCGCGGCATCCTCAGCCGTATGCTGCAAGAACTACGGCTACACCGGGTACTGGAGCTTGGCGTAGCAGCCGCCCTTTTCGGTTACGCACATATCATCTACGGCGATATGCTCACTGTTGTTGTCATGAGCATCGTCGGCCTTTTATGGTACCGAGCGTACCAGTGCTCATCAAACCTCATCGGCGTAACGATAAGCCACGTGGTACTTGGTGTGATGACGATCGCTTTGGGGATTATCGATTAG
- a CDS encoding phosphotransferase family protein, translating into MVPSVPVLIKPHRRNDKPRGTWCDDDRFGDYRLAADAFDIKPSRDSFIKEGWQSIDNQKIDKLHKLAPSFLDRLTPRSQAAAQSLLRDLASLRQIGSQTPKTNSLVFCHHDIRQSNMAWHPNYGTRLVDWSWSGLGESGSDITSLLIDLHKSHHDISPYQNIINLDYCLMLMGFWLNHATWPHHGNDTTRFQQFLSALSAYEIYING; encoded by the coding sequence ATGGTACCGAGCGTACCAGTGCTCATCAAACCTCATCGGCGTAACGATAAGCCACGTGGTACTTGGTGTGATGACGATCGCTTTGGGGATTATCGATTAGCAGCTGACGCTTTCGACATTAAACCGTCGCGTGATAGTTTTATAAAAGAAGGTTGGCAGTCAATTGATAATCAAAAAATAGATAAATTACATAAATTAGCACCAAGTTTTTTAGATAGATTAACACCCCGCAGCCAAGCAGCCGCTCAATCATTATTAAGAGACCTAGCCTCGCTACGCCAAATAGGCAGCCAGACTCCTAAAACGAACTCATTAGTTTTTTGTCACCATGATATCCGACAATCAAACATGGCTTGGCATCCTAATTACGGTACTAGATTAGTTGATTGGAGCTGGTCTGGGTTGGGTGAATCGGGTAGTGATATTACCAGCCTGCTAATTGACCTACATAAAAGCCACCATGATATCTCCCCTTATCAAAACATAATAAACTTAGACTACTGCCTCATGCTAATGGGGTTTTGGTTGAATCATGCAACCTGGCCACATCACGGCAATGACACGACTAGATTTCAGCAATTCTTGTCAGCTCTCAGCGCCTACGAAATATACATAAATGGCTAA
- a CDS encoding 2,3-bisphosphoglycerate-dependent phosphoglycerate mutase, protein MGLLVICRHGESEWNLLGKWTGWTDVGLTEKGWADSVRMGSLIKNIRFDEAYTSALKRTHQTLDALLEGCGMGSLPTTQAAELNERDYGDLTGKNKWQVKDEIGEKAFNGIRRGWDYPVPGGETLKDVYARVVPYFEREILPKLQAGENILLVAHGNSIRALIKHLDQIPESEMEHVEMSFGQSLLYTFEAGNNLPTKKEILSVNIDPVNA, encoded by the coding sequence ATGGGATTATTAGTTATCTGTCGACACGGTGAGAGTGAATGGAATCTACTAGGCAAGTGGACGGGCTGGACTGACGTGGGGTTAACGGAAAAAGGGTGGGCTGACTCGGTACGTATGGGTTCGCTAATCAAGAACATTAGGTTTGACGAGGCCTACACATCAGCGCTCAAGCGGACACACCAGACACTGGACGCTCTGCTTGAGGGGTGCGGTATGGGAAGTTTACCGACAACGCAGGCAGCCGAGCTGAACGAGCGTGATTATGGGGATTTGACTGGTAAAAATAAGTGGCAAGTGAAGGACGAGATTGGCGAGAAAGCATTTAATGGAATTAGGCGCGGTTGGGATTATCCGGTGCCAGGCGGCGAAACATTAAAAGACGTTTACGCGCGAGTGGTTCCGTATTTTGAGCGAGAGATTTTACCGAAACTACAGGCGGGCGAGAATATTTTATTAGTAGCACATGGAAATTCCATTCGGGCGTTAATCAAACATCTTGACCAAATTCCAGAGTCAGAAATGGAACATGTAGAAATGTCGTTTGGTCAATCATTGCTTTACACATTTGAAGCTGGTAATAATCTACCAACTAAAAAAGAAATTCTATCGGTAAATATTGATCCGGTAAACGCTTAG
- a CDS encoding NUDIX domain-containing protein translates to MKFTDEQRRTWLASLDKRFSSAAVLIENEQGELLIVKSDYKDHWSLPGGIVDPGESPLEAAVREVEEEVGIKIDPENLQLAMVASRHSDEFLTNQFVFFTQLENNVLSEIKLQESEIVSSEFISKSEIDSNDRSLLWAIRFWAADKFGYVNTKIVDDNGVKNERIEFFAPTLGGK, encoded by the coding sequence ATGAAATTTACTGACGAGCAGCGGCGAACTTGGTTGGCTAGTTTAGATAAGCGTTTTTCTAGTGCGGCGGTGTTAATAGAAAATGAGCAGGGCGAATTATTAATCGTCAAATCTGACTATAAAGATCACTGGTCGCTACCTGGCGGAATTGTTGATCCTGGAGAATCTCCGCTGGAGGCGGCAGTGCGTGAAGTCGAGGAGGAGGTGGGTATTAAAATTGATCCCGAAAACCTACAGTTAGCCATGGTAGCATCGCGTCATTCTGATGAGTTTTTGACAAATCAGTTTGTATTTTTTACGCAATTGGAAAATAATGTCTTGTCTGAAATAAAACTGCAAGAGTCAGAAATTGTATCTAGTGAGTTTATTTCTAAGAGTGAAATTGACTCTAATGACAGGTCATTATTATGGGCAATTCGCTTTTGGGCGGCTGATAAATTCGGTTACGTAAATACGAAAATAGTTGATGATAATGGTGTAAAAAATGAGCGAATAGAGTTTTTCGCGCCGACACTGGGAGGAAAATAA
- the rny gene encoding ribonuclease Y: protein MIEVVIAAAVGAGTGVAGLVGYQRTRQINGKNQIERDLADAKTKASDIVLKAKDEALKIENERRKEWQKTENRLADRERTLDNKLEELDRRAEKLRTHEDEVDNLKNEIRDIRTRQQEKLEKIAGLKKKDAADKLMQMTERDIKQDLAGLVSKLQHDAMDDAEERAQMILVTAMERMSSEVTAERTVTAVKLTDDEMKGRIIGKEGRNIQALQRETGVDILVDDTPGMIVLSSFDPVRRQVARLSLEMLMKDGRIHPARIEEVVAKAKKQIDKEVRQAGEDAMRETGVVGIPKEMLLLLGELKFRTSFGQNVLKHSTEMAQIAGMIAEEIGADVRITKIATLLHDVGKAVTHKIEGKHHHIGAELARKYGMDERIVHAIEAHHDDIEATTPEAIIVRVCDAASAARPGARNVSAENFAERMRDLENVATSFEGIDKAYAISAGREVRVIVKPQSIDDLSAIKLARDIATKIESTMQYPGTIKVNVIRETRAIEFAK from the coding sequence ATGATAGAAGTAGTTATTGCCGCGGCTGTTGGGGCTGGTACGGGTGTTGCTGGTCTTGTAGGATATCAACGAACGCGCCAAATTAATGGCAAAAATCAAATTGAGCGTGATTTGGCTGACGCCAAGACGAAGGCTAGTGATATTGTCTTAAAAGCCAAAGACGAGGCGCTGAAAATTGAGAATGAGCGCCGTAAAGAGTGGCAAAAAACCGAGAATCGTTTGGCGGATCGCGAGAGAACGCTTGACAATAAACTAGAGGAATTGGATCGTCGAGCAGAGAAGTTACGGACACACGAAGATGAGGTTGATAACCTTAAAAATGAGATTCGTGATATCCGTACGCGTCAGCAGGAGAAGCTTGAAAAAATTGCTGGACTGAAAAAGAAAGACGCAGCCGACAAGCTGATGCAGATGACTGAGCGTGATATTAAGCAGGATTTGGCTGGTTTGGTGTCAAAATTGCAACATGATGCAATGGATGACGCCGAAGAGCGGGCGCAGATGATTTTGGTGACAGCAATGGAGCGGATGAGCAGCGAAGTGACAGCCGAGCGCACAGTTACTGCGGTTAAGTTGACTGATGATGAGATGAAAGGTCGAATTATCGGTAAGGAAGGCCGCAACATTCAGGCCTTGCAGCGTGAAACTGGTGTTGATATTTTAGTGGATGATACGCCAGGTATGATAGTGTTGTCGAGCTTTGATCCAGTTCGTCGACAGGTGGCTCGTTTGAGTTTGGAGATGTTAATGAAGGACGGGCGCATTCATCCAGCGCGCATTGAGGAAGTTGTCGCTAAGGCTAAAAAGCAAATTGATAAAGAGGTCAGGCAGGCTGGTGAAGATGCTATGCGCGAGACTGGCGTGGTCGGTATTCCAAAGGAAATGTTGTTGCTGCTTGGTGAACTGAAGTTTCGTACTAGCTTTGGCCAGAACGTTCTGAAGCACTCAACGGAGATGGCGCAAATTGCTGGTATGATTGCTGAGGAAATTGGTGCGGATGTGCGTATTACAAAAATTGCTACGCTGTTGCATGACGTTGGCAAGGCGGTGACTCATAAAATTGAGGGCAAGCATCATCACATTGGCGCGGAATTAGCGCGGAAATATGGCATGGATGAGCGGATCGTGCACGCGATTGAGGCGCACCATGATGATATCGAGGCAACTACACCAGAGGCGATTATCGTTAGGGTTTGTGACGCAGCTTCAGCCGCCCGTCCGGGTGCCCGCAACGTTTCGGCTGAGAACTTTGCTGAGCGAATGCGTGATTTGGAGAATGTGGCGACTAGCTTTGAAGGAATCGATAAAGCCTACGCAATTTCGGCTGGACGTGAAGTTCGAGTGATCGTCAAGCCGCAGTCAATTGATGATTTGTCGGCAATTAAATTGGCCCGAGATATTGCCACGAAGATTGAGTCGACCATGCAGTATCCTGGCACAATCAAGGTTAATGTCATTCGCGAAACGCGAGCAATTGAGTTTGCAAAATAA
- the tsaB gene encoding tRNA (adenosine(37)-N6)-threonylcarbamoyltransferase complex dimerization subunit type 1 TsaB encodes MIILLDTSTATCFLTVVEGEACQDFEWQAGRMLARGLLKFLEEKTGDLHDISGIGVMKGPGSFTGLRIGLTVANTLADNLNIPIVGAVGEDWREMALKKLRAGENEKIVMPEYGAVAHITAPRK; translated from the coding sequence ATGATAATCTTATTAGACACCTCGACGGCAACTTGTTTTTTGACGGTGGTTGAAGGTGAGGCTTGTCAGGATTTTGAGTGGCAAGCAGGGCGGATGTTGGCGCGCGGCTTATTGAAATTTTTGGAAGAAAAAACCGGCGATTTGCATGATATCAGTGGTATCGGCGTAATGAAGGGGCCGGGCAGTTTTACTGGGCTAAGAATCGGTCTGACGGTTGCAAACACGCTGGCGGATAATCTGAATATACCAATTGTCGGAGCTGTGGGTGAAGACTGGCGCGAGATGGCGCTTAAAAAACTGCGCGCTGGTGAAAATGAGAAAATAGTTATGCCAGAGTATGGCGCTGTCGCTCATATTACCGCGCCGCGAAAATGA
- the tsaE gene encoding tRNA (adenosine(37)-N6)-threonylcarbamoyltransferase complex ATPase subunit type 1 TsaE: MEIDSDEKMQRLGMAIGRAVSGGEVLELVGDIGAGKTTLTKGIAKALDINEPVQSPTFTISRVYDSPRGLRLAHYDFYRLGEAGIMGDEIREAVDNDSVVVVEWAGAVDGDLPEDRLAIKITAASEEERLVEFHPGGKKSTELWQKIKENLV, translated from the coding sequence GTGGAAATTGATAGTGATGAGAAGATGCAGCGATTAGGTATGGCAATTGGCCGGGCGGTTTCTGGCGGCGAAGTGTTGGAGTTGGTTGGTGATATTGGCGCGGGGAAGACGACGCTGACAAAGGGAATTGCTAAGGCTTTAGATATCAATGAGCCCGTCCAGAGTCCAACTTTTACGATTTCTCGAGTATATGATTCACCGAGGGGGCTGCGTTTGGCACACTATGATTTTTATCGATTAGGTGAAGCTGGCATTATGGGCGATGAGATTCGCGAAGCTGTAGACAATGATTCGGTGGTGGTCGTTGAGTGGGCGGGTGCAGTTGATGGTGACTTGCCGGAAGATCGTTTGGCTATAAAAATTACAGCAGCTAGTGAGGAGGAGCGGCTGGTAGAATTTCATCCCGGTGGTAAAAAGTCGACTGAACTTTGGCAGAAGATAAAGGAGAATTTGGTATGA
- a CDS encoding GspE/PulE family protein, with product MRISDQTIESILKEGGTIDESQLADLKLLAERSKQTLQEAIIEQKVLSEEDLTKLISDYIGVPFVRIEPKDIPEEVLKRIPEHIARQYNVVLFEKNDDESLSLAMEDPDDVQALNFIQKEIGYNTKVFLATRSNILDCLDNYRGNIDAELDEVIAVQKDASADDQNVSQDDFAENSPIAQTVNLLLEYAIKSNASDIHIEPREDYVQVRYRIDGVLKEVNKLPRNVHGALVSRIKILSNLKIDERRVPQDGRFKIKLSSKQYAFRVSTLPITDGEKVVMRILDESNQAISLDKLGYWGLSLATVKDAMAQPNGMILVTGPTGSGKSTSLFSVLSELNTPDVNISTIEDPVEYKIPGVNQTQTNAKAGMTFASGLRALLRQDPNIIMVGEIRDGETANLGVQAALTGHLVFSTLHTNNAATCLPRLLDMGIEPFLIASTVKAVIGQRLVRRLCMNCRQEYTPNQEELKYITEMFNIDTKSIKKIHDLEQQAFDDKIGGDTPMGSTEQTIARLWKPNPEGCDECGHNGFKGRVGIYEVLGISIPIQKMITANATSNDIQDQAISEGMVTMQMDGLIKSLRGITTTEEVLRATRE from the coding sequence ATGCGCATTTCAGATCAAACAATTGAAAGCATTCTGAAAGAAGGTGGGACTATCGATGAATCGCAGCTTGCCGATTTAAAGCTGCTCGCTGAACGATCAAAACAAACATTGCAAGAAGCCATTATTGAACAAAAGGTTCTATCCGAAGAGGACCTGACAAAGCTAATTAGTGACTATATCGGCGTACCTTTCGTTAGAATCGAACCAAAAGATATTCCCGAAGAAGTATTAAAGCGGATTCCTGAACATATCGCACGCCAGTATAATGTTGTACTCTTCGAAAAAAATGATGATGAGAGTCTGTCTCTGGCTATGGAGGACCCAGACGACGTTCAGGCGCTAAACTTCATCCAAAAAGAAATTGGCTACAATACTAAAGTTTTTCTGGCGACAAGAAGCAATATCTTAGACTGCTTAGATAACTATCGAGGAAATATCGATGCTGAGCTAGACGAAGTTATTGCCGTACAAAAAGATGCTTCGGCTGACGATCAAAATGTCAGTCAGGACGATTTTGCGGAAAACTCACCAATTGCCCAGACTGTTAACCTACTGCTAGAGTACGCCATTAAATCCAATGCTTCTGATATCCATATTGAGCCGCGCGAAGATTACGTCCAGGTCCGCTACCGAATTGATGGCGTTCTAAAAGAAGTTAATAAGCTGCCACGCAACGTCCATGGAGCTTTAGTTAGTCGTATCAAAATCTTATCTAATCTAAAAATCGACGAACGCCGCGTACCTCAAGACGGACGCTTTAAGATAAAACTTTCTTCAAAACAATATGCCTTTCGTGTTTCAACATTACCAATCACCGATGGCGAGAAAGTGGTGATGCGTATTCTGGACGAGTCAAACCAGGCAATTTCGCTCGACAAACTTGGCTACTGGGGACTATCGCTTGCTACTGTAAAAGACGCCATGGCGCAACCAAACGGTATGATTCTAGTGACTGGGCCGACTGGTTCAGGAAAATCGACTTCTCTGTTTAGTGTGTTGTCGGAGCTTAATACGCCAGATGTTAATATTTCGACAATTGAAGACCCAGTTGAATACAAAATCCCTGGCGTCAACCAAACTCAGACCAACGCCAAAGCCGGCATGACCTTTGCTTCAGGACTACGCGCATTGCTCCGCCAAGACCCGAACATCATCATGGTTGGAGAGATCCGTGACGGCGAAACCGCCAACTTAGGCGTGCAGGCGGCGCTGACTGGACACTTGGTGTTTTCCACCCTGCACACCAACAATGCAGCAACCTGTTTGCCGCGTCTGCTGGACATGGGAATTGAACCCTTCTTGATCGCTTCGACAGTCAAGGCGGTGATTGGTCAGCGATTAGTACGAAGGCTCTGCATGAACTGCCGTCAGGAATATACACCAAACCAAGAAGAATTGAAATACATCACCGAGATGTTTAATATTGACACCAAGTCAATTAAAAAAATTCATGACTTAGAGCAGCAGGCTTTTGATGACAAAATTGGTGGCGACACACCAATGGGCTCAACCGAGCAAACAATCGCCCGGCTATGGAAGCCAAACCCTGAAGGCTGTGACGAATGTGGACATAACGGCTTTAAAGGACGTGTTGGTATTTACGAGGTTCTCGGCATTTCTATCCCTATTCAAAAAATGATTACCGCCAATGCCACCAGTAACGACATCCAGGATCAAGCAATTTCTGAAGGCATGGTAACTATGCAGATGGACGGCCTCATTAAATCACTGCGCGGAATCACAACAACTGAAGAAGTATTGAGGGCAACAAGGGAGTAG
- a CDS encoding type II secretion system F family protein, with the protein MPVFEYLLINKKKETVSSTIEAADKLSAINTLKSRGQLIKIEEKSAKKSAGFSFGKKKKGAKTDELVMFTRQLSAMVSAGVPILRSLNSMAKHAESAGFRETINAVIKDIEGGMSFADALGKHPETFNDIYVNMVAAGETGGILDDILKRLALQQEKNSSMKKKIKGAMTYPIVLLAITIIAFFILMTFIIPVIGKTIKDMGGPDAKLPLLTEIMLGISDFMVSFWYLIVPAFIGGIWALIRYIKTPKGRVKFHHIIIKVPAVGAIVRKVAIARFTRTFSALIGAGVAVLEALDVTSRAVGNVVYEESLKEATKRVQNGEVLSRIIAERDDLYPPIVAQMLSVGEETGQTDKVLIKVADFYEEEVDTAIDGVSSIIEPVMIVAMGGVIALVAVSVMGPITSMAGQVKG; encoded by the coding sequence ATGCCAGTCTTTGAATATTTACTTATCAATAAGAAAAAAGAGACCGTCTCCTCAACAATAGAGGCGGCCGATAAACTATCAGCCATCAACACCTTAAAATCACGCGGACAATTGATAAAAATCGAAGAAAAAAGTGCAAAAAAATCTGCCGGTTTTTCGTTTGGCAAAAAAAAGAAAGGCGCCAAAACTGACGAGTTGGTGATGTTTACACGCCAATTAAGTGCCATGGTTTCAGCTGGCGTACCGATTCTTCGTTCGCTAAATTCAATGGCCAAGCACGCTGAGAGCGCCGGTTTCCGAGAAACAATTAATGCTGTCATTAAAGACATCGAAGGTGGTATGTCATTTGCTGATGCTCTAGGAAAACATCCAGAAACCTTCAATGACATCTACGTCAATATGGTAGCCGCTGGTGAAACCGGAGGTATTCTGGACGACATTTTGAAACGATTAGCCTTGCAACAAGAAAAAAACTCATCCATGAAGAAAAAGATTAAAGGGGCTATGACATACCCAATCGTTCTTTTGGCAATAACCATCATTGCATTCTTTATTTTGATGACCTTTATCATTCCAGTCATCGGTAAGACTATTAAAGACATGGGTGGGCCAGATGCTAAGCTGCCGCTGCTCACTGAAATCATGCTCGGCATTAGCGACTTTATGGTGTCATTCTGGTATTTGATTGTCCCGGCATTCATCGGCGGAATTTGGGCACTAATTCGCTACATTAAAACCCCAAAGGGACGCGTTAAATTCCACCACATCATCATTAAGGTTCCTGCGGTTGGGGCAATTGTTAGAAAAGTAGCAATTGCAAGATTCACAAGAACCTTCTCCGCTCTCATCGGCGCCGGCGTAGCCGTGTTAGAGGCTCTGGACGTCACCTCCCGCGCAGTTGGCAACGTTGTCTACGAAGAATCCTTGAAGGAAGCCACCAAGCGCGTCCAAAATGGTGAAGTCTTGTCGAGGATTATCGCCGAGAGGGATGATTTGTATCCACCAATTGTTGCTCAGATGCTATCTGTCGGTGAAGAGACTGGACAAACAGACAAAGTGCTTATCAAGGTTGCCGACTTTTACGAAGAAGAAGTTGACACTGCGATTGACGGAGTCAGTTCCATTATCGAGCCAGTAATGATTGTGGCAATGGGTGGCGTGATTGCTTTGGTGGCAGTCAGTGTGATGGGGCCAATTACCAGCATGGCAGGACAAGTTAAGGGATAG
- the pilM gene encoding type IV pilus assembly protein PilM, translating into MSSIFYRKKPIIGLDISRTSIKIMSIDKTRMLVHGYGSINLDSQQNDGNSNDNVEYLAQNIKELLKNNIVGQIDSNRVAIGIPTSRTFSRTFTLPMKEEANIISAVNLEVEQYIPAPLDSLYVDYRIINRSKDELSVLMCAAPKKMIDSMLDAAQRCGLEVAAIEPNINAISRLLKKTEEGMLPTVIVDIGTSATDIAILDSDIRVTGGSNVGGYTLTLNLAKKMNVPIETAHQFKVLNGLNPGPRQARITGALQPSLHKMTNEIKRVMRYYTDRFPDERKIEQILIVGGGGNVPGIGEFFTNELLMPARVASPWQLLNFGNLEQPAKQLRSQLSPVAGLALIRQEDIYD; encoded by the coding sequence GTGTCGAGTATATTTTATAGAAAAAAACCAATAATCGGCTTAGATATCAGTAGAACGAGCATTAAAATTATGTCAATTGACAAAACTCGTATGCTGGTTCATGGTTATGGCTCAATTAACCTTGACTCCCAACAAAATGATGGCAATTCTAATGATAACGTTGAATACCTAGCTCAAAACATAAAAGAGCTATTAAAGAATAACATTGTTGGACAGATTGACAGTAATCGCGTAGCTATTGGTATTCCAACCAGCCGAACATTTTCGCGGACATTCACCCTGCCCATGAAAGAAGAAGCTAATATAATTAGTGCGGTAAATCTGGAGGTTGAACAGTATATTCCAGCTCCACTTGATTCACTTTATGTAGATTACAGAATTATCAATCGCTCAAAAGATGAGCTTAGCGTGCTAATGTGTGCCGCTCCAAAAAAGATGATTGACAGCATGCTAGATGCCGCGCAGCGATGCGGATTAGAAGTTGCAGCTATCGAGCCAAATATTAATGCGATATCAAGGCTCCTAAAGAAAACCGAAGAAGGCATGCTACCAACAGTTATCGTTGATATCGGTACATCAGCTACCGACATAGCTATCTTAGACTCTGATATCCGCGTGACTGGAGGGTCTAATGTTGGCGGCTACACGCTAACCCTAAACCTAGCTAAGAAAATGAACGTGCCAATTGAAACTGCTCATCAATTTAAAGTCCTAAATGGGCTCAATCCTGGACCAAGGCAAGCTCGCATTACCGGAGCTCTGCAGCCAAGTCTGCATAAAATGACTAACGAGATTAAACGCGTTATGCGATACTACACCGACCGATTCCCGGATGAGAGAAAAATTGAACAGATACTTATCGTTGGTGGCGGCGGAAATGTGCCAGGAATTGGAGAATTTTTCACCAATGAGCTATTAATGCCAGCCCGCGTAGCCAGCCCATGGCAGTTATTAAATTTCGGTAATCTCGAACAGCCAGCCAAACAATTGAGGTCCCAGCTTTCGCCCGTCGCAGGACTAGCGCTTATTCGACAGGAGGATATTTATGATTAA
- a CDS encoding PilN domain-containing protein — translation MINLLPPQEKKQIRAGRVNIILRRYCIISLVFAGLLFLTIGGFYLFLENSKTAAQNNINEGNAKLAQHQSTQKDVDGFIKDLADAKAIIGSEAHYSSIIPKIAQHIPSGIVLESLTLDTSALDKPISLIALGKTKDDSIRLKTNLEKSEIFKDVHLESIVYSDGKAEKSSDYPVVITISVTPKPEVLKQ, via the coding sequence ATGATTAATCTTCTGCCTCCTCAAGAAAAAAAGCAGATCAGAGCCGGACGGGTCAATATAATACTAAGGCGATACTGCATAATATCATTGGTATTTGCCGGCTTGTTATTCTTAACAATCGGCGGATTTTATCTATTCCTAGAAAACAGTAAAACAGCAGCCCAAAACAATATTAACGAAGGAAACGCCAAACTAGCTCAACACCAATCAACTCAAAAAGACGTTGATGGATTTATAAAAGACCTAGCTGATGCTAAGGCTATTATTGGCAGCGAGGCTCACTACTCATCAATTATTCCTAAAATTGCCCAGCACATTCCGTCTGGTATAGTTTTAGAATCACTAACCTTAGACACTTCCGCTCTAGATAAACCAATATCATTAATCGCACTTGGAAAAACTAAAGACGACTCTATACGACTAAAAACAAATCTTGAGAAATCAGAAATTTTTAAAGATGTCCACCTAGAAAGCATAGTATATAGCGACGGAAAAGCAGAAAAGTCCTCAGACTACCCCGTCGTAATAACGATTAGTGTTACGCCGAAGCCGGAGGTGTTAAAGCAATGA
- a CDS encoding regulatory protein RecX produces the protein MKITDISLQARDKNRVNVSVDGKYRFSLDVFQVGELGVKIGREYTEEEISKLEDDSQFGKLYARSIEYCLMRPRAIKEVRDYLRRKTLATRRRSVKTGKIIERPGIKLEITERVLDRLIEKKYLDDEKFARFWFEQRFIKKGASIRRLKLELAQKGIDNTTIESLVKENIRSDDEELRKVIDKKRYRYSDQQKLMQYLARQGFSYDDIKKALENPKD, from the coding sequence ATGAAAATCACCGATATTTCTCTTCAGGCTCGTGATAAAAATCGTGTCAATGTGAGTGTCGACGGGAAATATCGTTTTAGCTTGGACGTATTTCAGGTCGGTGAATTGGGTGTTAAAATTGGTCGCGAATATACGGAAGAGGAAATTTCGAAACTAGAAGACGATAGTCAATTTGGCAAGTTGTATGCTAGGTCTATAGAATACTGCTTAATGCGTCCGCGAGCCATCAAAGAAGTGCGTGATTACCTGCGTCGGAAAACGCTAGCCACTCGTCGACGTTCAGTGAAAACTGGAAAAATTATTGAGCGTCCTGGAATAAAGCTGGAGATTACCGAGCGCGTCTTGGATCGTCTTATTGAGAAAAAATATTTGGACGATGAAAAATTTGCTCGATTTTGGTTTGAGCAGCGATTTATAAAAAAAGGCGCCAGTATTCGTCGTTTGAAATTGGAACTGGCGCAAAAGGGAATTGATAATACAACAATTGAGTCGTTAGTTAAAGAGAATATTCGCTCTGATGACGAGGAATTGCGGAAGGTTATTGATAAAAAACGTTATCGATATAGCGACCAGCAGAAGTTAATGCAATATTTGGCTAGACAGGGTTTTTCTTACGACGACATTAAGAAGGCTCTTGAAAACCCAAAAGATTAA